Below is a genomic region from Pectobacterium polaris.
AATTGAACTGCACAGACAGTTCGCCGGGGATGACGTTATTGCTGCCGGTGCCTGCCTGAATATTGGCGATTTGCATCGTGGTCGGCGGGAAGAAGGCGTTGCCCTGATCCCACTCGGTTGCGATCAGTTCGTTAAGCGCCGGTGCTGCGCGGTGAACGGGGTTGTCCGCCAGATGAGGATACGCAACGTGCCCTTGTACGCCGTGTACGCGCAGATTCGCGGTGATAGAACCACGGCGGCCATTTTTGACCACATCACCCACAACATGCGTACTGGACGGTTCGCCGACCAGACAGTAGTCCAATCGCTCGTTGCGAGCCATCAGCGCCTCAACCACTTTCACGGTACCGTTTACGGCGCTGGCTTCTTCGTCTGAGGTAATCAGGAACGCCAGACGCCCCTGATGATTAGGATGGGCAGCGACAAAGCGCTCGGCGGCAATCACCATCGCAGCCAGTGAGCCTTTCATGTCCGCCGCGCCGCGACCGTACAGCATGCCGTCACGAATGATGGGTTCAAACGGTGGATGCTGCCAGTGGCTTTCATCACCGCTGGGAACCACATCGGTGTGTCCGGCGAAGGCCAGCGTTTTCCCTGTGCCGCGCCATGCCCAGAAATTCTGGGTATCGCCAAAATCCATCGCTTCGACGGTAAAGCCAATCGCCGTCAGGCGTTCAATCATGAGCGCCTGGCAACCCTCGTCATTCGGGCTGAGGGAAGGGCGTTTAATTAACTGTTGAGCGAGTTCTATGACTGGGCAAGACACGTTATTTGTTCTCCGCAATAAATTTCTGGTAGCTGTCGATACTGAAACCAAGCAGCGCGTGGCCGTCATCGGTTATCAGCAACGGCCGTTTAATCACCGCTGGCTGTTCCAACATCAGGTTTTTGGCGGCCTCTGCGTTGTCGCTGGTATCGCTGTTGATCTGTTCACGCAATTCTTCGCTGAGCTTACGCCAGGTCGTTCCGCGTGTGTTGAGTAAGGCCTGAAACCCCAGTTGGTCGATAAAGCGCTGTAGCAGCTGTTCATCCAGACCGTCGGCACGGTAATCATGGAAGCGATACGTCACCTGCTGATCGTCCAGCCAGCGGCGCGCTTTCTTTATAGTGTCACAGTTTTTGATGCCGTACATGGTCAGCGCCATAGGGATAAAATCCTTTCTGCTTATTGGGTTGCATGACGATTGCTGTTCAGGACAGCACAGCCTGACTGAGCTTAATCGTGCGATAGCCCAGCATGCCGAAAAAAGGCGGGGAGATCTACTGTGAACTGTGTAGCAGAAATGTGAAGAAGTATAGTTTTTATACTTTCATAACACTTTTTCCTGATTAAAAAGTGTGCATATAATGCGTCGCCGTTAATCACCAAGAGGTTCGCATGGTAGAAGTAGAAGTAAGTACTTGGAAAGATTTTATTGAAGCAATGTTACGTAAATAATAACGAGAAGTACTGTTAGTCATTGCATACCATACCAGGAATAAAATCATACGAATAAAGCAGTATTGAGTCTCTCAATACTGCTTTTTTTCTCCCCGCCATACTTCAATCTTATGCGCATTCGTAGCGTTCTTTCCTCATGTCTCGCCCCATAACCTTGCCGATCCAAAGAGAACACTGCTGCCATTTTTATCACCAGATAATACATAACAGCATGATTAGAATGCGTATTCCAGACCGACGCTGGTGCTGTAATTGCCTTTTCTGGAGTTACCACCAAACTCATTGGAATATTGCAGCCATGTATGCAGATTGGTTGTCAGGTTGACCATAACCCCAGCGTCTGCGACGCCCCAGTCTTTTTCTGAAGCCGCGCTTGGCATGGAGAAGTGACCACTCATAGAGTTTAATCCCGCGGTGACTGGGCGCACATTACTTGCCATGTAATCATGATTCCAGGCCATCCCGATGTAAGGGTTAATGTCCAAACTGGCCACGAGTAAGTGGGCCTGAGTTTGCCAGCCAAGACTGGAAACCAGAGAATTACGATGCTGTTCAGAAAACCACATGGCCGAGCTGTTATTTCCGCGCTCACGATAACCTTCTACCTCAACGGATTGACGTTCCAGACGCGCAAAAGGCCCTGTTTTGACGGATGTCCCCAGATCAAACCACCAGCCAGCATCAATCCCACCACCAAAATGGCGTCCTTTCACTGAGCCGGATTCTGTGCGCGTAGCCGGGCCGATGTTAATGGTGCGATAAACATCATCAAAGTGAGAAGAACCAGCATTGACGAAGGTGCTCATCCAGGGATGGTCGGCGTGGTAGACCTGATAAAGCGCAACGCTGTGGTCATACAATGTGTAGCCTGCGCCATCAAGCGCCGTCTTTTGGTTAGAGACGGTGACCAGCGCCCCGATGTTAAGGTTGTCACTTAATCTCACGTCGCCACCGACTGAAGCAAAGCGGTTATTACTACTGCTTGAAAAAGTATCGTCGGTTGAGTTGGCCTGATGGCGGTAATCACCATTAGCGAATACCCGCGTATCGCCGCCATAGGTATCGGTAAGGATCGCTTTGCGTAACAAGTTGTACTGCGACTTTGTTGCCTGTAGAGGAGCTTTGCTCAGTAATGAAATTTTACCTGGCGCTGAAATTTCAGATAAAACGACACTGGCGAGCATCTTGTTGACACCCGTTGTAGGATGGACATTGTCAGCAAAAAGATAGGTATATTCTGTGCCGCCAGCGTAGTTTCCTGTATTGCAAAAAAGTGATGAGGTTGTGTTACAGGCACCACTGGTGGTGTTGATAATGCCATAGGTTGATGGCGTTGCCATTATTTCAGACAACAATCCATACGTATTGACAGGGATTATATTTAAACCATTATCACTCAACGTGCGAAGTCCGCTGTTTAATGTATTGTTATATTGATTGGCTACGTCCTGATATTTTTCTTGTAGGTTGCGTCTTGCGGCATCGGGGGTTGCGCCAAGGTTGGTGAGGTTATAAACAACGACATATTTCCCTCCTGCATGATATAGATTATTTAGTAATGATATTTCAGTATTCGCAACAGGAATGATTTTACTGGTTTCAGTTGAAGGCGATGATTCATAAATAGAATAGATATCATTGGAGCCTCCCCAGAACTGATAAAGCGTTGATGCGCTAATTTTATTGCTTTGAATATAATTGTTAACTTGAGATTGAATCGTCGGCGAAAATATAACGCCCAGTGAATAATTATTAATAATACCGGCCCCACCCCAGGCATAGTTGGTTCCTCCTGAGGATGAATCTGTTGCCGACAGACCTAGCCCATCTGCAACATACATCGTAGCTGTTTCCCCAGGGTTGGTTGTAAACCTTGATGTTCCGATGCCTAACGCATGTGAAAGATTGCCTGCATCACTTAAGCTATCACCAAAAACGACCGTGTTGTTAAAAGTCTCTGCTTCCGTAGATGATGTGTAAATCAGCAATGCAAAAATAATAAATAGTAAAAATGCCTTTGATTTCATCCATAACACTCTGTTTATTAAATCAACATAATTACTGTTATAAGTAATTGTCAGGAGTCTTCGGATGGTTTTCATAATTTTTATCCCCCCGGGATTGTGAGAAAATAATATGTTCAGGTAATTGGATACGGATAATCGAGAATAAGGAATTTACTTTCGGTAGTTGATAATAACGAATGAAGATTATTAGTGTTGAGGTTGCGATATATAGGATATGTCTTATATGTAAAACTATGAGAGCTATCTTAGCTACGATGTTTTCCTTATTACGGAGAACATGCTGGCTATAGATACGGCCGTCATACTTCAAGACGCTGGTGTTGGCTTTTTAACTACCTGGACTGATATCGGCCCTTTGTACATAGGGGGCCGGTATCAGTGTTGCTCTAGGGTAACTCAGGGGTAAAAGAGGAAACTTGAGTAAATAAAAGAGGATATTATTAGTTTGCGTATAGATTTTATTTTATCGAATTAATTCATCATGATGGCTGGTTAAGCGCAAATTTTGCAGCGGCAATCGCGTGGAGCCTGCTGGTATCAAAAAGAGGAACTTTCGCATCCTGGGCACTGATTAATAGCGGGATCTCAGTACAACCCAGAATGATGCCTTCCGCGCCTTGCTGTTCAAGCTGCTGGATGATGTCCCGATAGACCTGCCGCGATGCCTCGTTGATATTTCCCAGACACAGCTCATCGTAAATGATGCGATTGACGGCCTCTTTCCCCTCATCATCGGGAACCATCACCTCCACGGCAAATCGTTCCTGAATGCGCTGGCGATAGAAATCCTGCTCCATTGTGTAGCGGGTTCCAAGCAAACCGACTTTCTTCAATCCGTGCTGTTTCAGGCTGGCACCGGTGGCATCGGCAATATGCAAAAGAGGAAGCTGACAGGCGCGTTCAACGTCATCGGCCACTTTATGCATGGTGTTGGTACAGATGACGATCGCCTCCGCTCCCGCCTGACGTAATCCTACTGCGATATTGCTGAGTACGGCGGATGACTGCGCCCAATCACCTTGTGACTGCAACCGTTCGATCTCGTGGAAATCGACGCTGTGCAGGATGATTTTAGCGGAGTGCAGGCCGCCAAGTTGGCTTTTCACATACTCGTTGATCATGCGGTAATACGGGATGGTAGATTCCCAACTCATACCCCCGATCAGACCCAGCGTTTTGCTTATCATGATGCCTTCCTTCATATCGTAAAAAGTGATGAATCGACCAGAACTGAACTCTCTGCGTTCTGCATCGGGTTAAAATAGGACAGCGGAGTTACGTGGTATACATTTTTAGCGACTTTTATCACTTTTTATCCAACTTCAACTGGACAAAAGGCCAATCTATTGTTGTACTGTACCTGACACAGATTTTGTGTCTTTCATTCATGTAAAGGTAAGTTTGATGTCTAAGATTAAAGGTAGTGTTAAGTGGTTCAATGAGTCTAAAGGCTTCGGTTTCATCACTCCTGAAGATGGTAGCAAAGACGTGTTCGTACACTTCTCTGCCATCCAGAGCAATGGTTTCAAAACTCTGGCTGAGGGTCAGCGTGTAGAGTTCGAAATCACTGACGGTGCCAAAGGTCCTTCAGCTGCTAACGTTAACGCTATTTAATTATACCGATTTCGTGAAAAACCCGCCGATGGCGGGTTTTTTTTGCTTTATTTTCCACGTGCTATCAATTTTCACGAGCTAGCAATTTCCACGTGACATCAGTGTGTTGTCACCCACGTGACCAGAGCAAATGCCAGTGCGGTCATGAGCAACGAACCCGCCAGATTCAACAGTACGTGTAACCCCGCCGCCGCAAGCTGCCCACTTTGCAGGAACATGACGACTTCTGCGGAAAAGGTCGAAAACGTCGTTAAACCGCCGCACAGCCCGGTGGTAATCAATATTTTCCAGTCCTGATCGAGATGAGGATGGCGCAGGAAGAAAGCGAGTGCGCCGCCAATAACAAAAGCCCCAATTAAGTTAGCAAGCAGAGTGCCCAGCGGCAGCGTTGGATACAGATTGTTAAACTTCACGCCAAGCTGCCAGCGCGCCACGCTACCGACTCCGCCGCCAATAAATACCGCAAGTAATGTACTAAACATAGAAACCTTTCTTTGGGCTGTTTTGCCTGAATTGTTTTTGCGATCTCGGAGAGTATTGGGCAGGACGCTACGCCCTCTCTGCGAGGTGGACGTAGACATCATTAGCCGAGTGGCGGTTGTACCCTGTTTTTAAGGCTGTCAGCGTTTTGGCTGCGCGAGGGTAGGGAGGAATGTCATCTCCGCTTTAGTAAAGAAAGTTTACGCCGTCAGAAGGGATTTTTGTAGTGGTGCCGAGGCGAAAGTTGTAAAGCAATCTGAATGCGCGAGAAAGCCCTTTTGCCGCGTCTTACGTTTTTATAGATGCAATTTGCTATAGATGCAATTTGTTACAGATGCAAATTGTGTCGTGCTGCATAAGGTCTTAGATAGAGGACATAGGGTAAAAGAATTATTTTTAATAAAAATCGTTCTCGTTCGCTGGCGTCTCCAGCATCTAAATCAGGTAGGTTTGTATGGAAGGTATCAGTATTGCCAAGCTGTTGGTGATTGGCGCGTTAATAATTCTGCTGTTCGGTACGAATAAACTTCGTAGCCTCGGCGGTGATTTAGGCGCGGCGATTAAAGGCTTCAAGAAGGCGATGAGTGACGATCAGCCGGCAAAGACGGATGAAACGACAGCGCTGAATGATTCATCTCGTAAAGAACTCTGATCGCACCCCACACAGCAAAACGGACGGCAATAGCCGTCCGTTTTTTATTCCACACAAAAAATGTGTAAATATGTATGAGCGCTTATTTTACTTCAATGCCTTTTGCCTGTAGGTCGGCATGGTAGGACGAGCGAACAAATGGACCGCAGGCAGCGTGGGTAAAGCCCATCGCCATCGCTTCGGCCTTCATCTCATCGAACTCATCCGGGCTGACGTAGCGCTGTACTGGCAGGTGATGGCGGCTCGGCTGTAAATATTGTCCCAGCGTCAGCATCGTCACACCGTGGCGACGCAGGTCACGCATCACTTCCACGATTTCAGCATTGGTTTCCCCCAATCCAACCATCAGGCCAGATTTGGTTGGGATATCTGGATGTGCGCTCTTGAAGTTTTCCAGCAGCTTCAGTGACCACTCATAGTTCGCACCAGGACGGACCTGACGGTAAACGCGCGGTACGTTTTCCAGGTTGTGGTTGAACACATCTGGCGGCGTGGCGGTCAGGATCTCTAACGCGCGATCCATACGTCCACGGAAGTCTGGCACCAGCGTTTCGATGCGAATAGTCGGGTTTTTGCGGCGAATAGCGCTAATACAGTCTGCAAAGTGCTGGGCACCGCCGTCGCGCAGATCATCACGGTCAACGGAGGTGATCACGACATAGCGTAAGCCCATGTCATGGATGGTCTGTGCCAGTTTCTCAGGCTCATTGGCATCCGGCGTAAGCGGGCGGCCGTGGGCAACGTCACAGAACGGGCAGCGACGCGTACAAATCGCGCCCAGAATCATGAAGGTGGCGGTGCCGTGGTTGAAACACTCTGCCAGATTCGGACAGGACGCTTCTTCGCAAACTGAGTGCAACCCGTTTTTGCGCATGGCTGCTTTGATTCCCTGAATACGGCTTGAATCCGCCGGAAGTTTAATCTTCATCCATTCAGGTTTGCGCAGAAGCTCTTGGCGTTCGGTGACGACGGTACGTACCGGGATTAGCGCCATCTTATCGGCATCGCGGTATTTAACGCCGCGTTCGATCTGAATCGGTTTACTCATGTTTGCGTAAGTTCCAGTTCTGAATCGTTTCTTTAAATTTGTAATTCAAATTCAAAGGATTATGTTTTTAGTTAAACTTTTTTTTAAAAAACTATAAAAATTATATCATCTTGCCTAACCACAATCAGCCTTTGCACGATCAAAATGAAGAAATTATGTGAATAAAATGTAATTTATCAAAAAACGATCGTCTAACTGACTGATTTTTATTAACAGGACAAAATGCATTAGCCAGGAAGCGGCTCACCCTGAACGTCCAGATTCCACGAAACAAATTCGGGTGCGGAATAGCCGACTAACTGCAAAAAGGTGTTCACCAGCACGGGGGCGGTGTCATCCAGCGTGACGCCCGGCACCAGATCGCTGAGTTGCGTCATCTCCATACCAGCGTAACCACACGGGTTGATACGCAGGAAAGGGGAGAGATCCATAGCAATATTGAGCGCCAGCCCGTGGAAAGAGCAGCCTTTGCGAATACGCAGTCCTAACGAACAGATTTTACGCTCGCCTACATAGACGCCGGGTGCATCAGGGCGCGCATGGGCTTCAATCTGAAAATGTGCCAGTGTGCCAATCACGGTGTTTTCGATGGCAGTGACGAGCTGACGAACGCCGAGCTTGCGACGCTTCAGGTCAATCAACACGTACATGACCTGCTGACCGGGGCCGTGGTAAGTCACCTGACCGCCTCTGTCGCTCTGAATCACGGGAATATCACCGGGCATGAGGACATGTTCGGCTTTGCCTGCCTGACCCTGTGTAAATACGCGAGGGTGCTGAACCAGCCAGATTTCATCTGGCGTTTTATCATCACGTCGGTCGGTGAAATTATGCATCGCCAGAGAGACGGGTTCATACGGCTGTACGTCAAATTGGCGTACGATGATCTTATCCTGTAGCAAGTGTGTCATCTTCAGGTTAAGGAAAGGTGGGGGGATTATAACGGCGGGAAGCCTCAGCGAACAGCACTTTGCAACATCACAAAACCCTGCCGCACTCGCCAGTTTTCCCGCTCGTTTTTATTACAGTACGACTTTGACAGAGCTCTATGTCTTATAGAACCCTATGCCTTACAGAACCATGCGCACGATGTCGATGTTGCCCAGTTCTTCGTACAGCGTTTCCACCTGCTCAATGTGTGTCGCAGTGATGGTGATGGAAACCGAGTGATAATTCCCTTTGCTGCTGGGTTTGATCTGCGGCGTGTAGTCGCCAGGCGCATGACGCTGTACCACTTCAACGACCAGATCGACCAACTCTGGTTTTGCCTCACCCATGACCTTGTAGGTAAAAACACAGGGGAATTCAAGCAGTTCGTTTAATTTGGTTTTCATTTGCGCTCCAGAGAGGGTAATACGCCGACATTCGCACTGACATCAGTACAGTATACTAAAAAATATAACTCCCGCGTTGTGCGGGAGTTATGGATGGTATCGATATGGGGGCGTTTTGGCCCCACACAAGGGATTAGCCGAACCAGTGATGGAACATCAGTTTGATGTAATCGATCATGCGGCCAAAGATTCCGCCTTCTTTCACTTCGTTCATCACCACCAGCGGGCGCTGATCGATGGTTTTGCCATCCAGTTGGAAGTTGATGGAACCCACAACCTGATTTTTGGCTAACGGCGCATGCAGTTCCGTGTTGTCCAGAACATAGCTGGCTTTCAGATCTTTCATACGGCCGCGTGGAATGGTCAGGTAGGCATCTTTCTCAACGCCCAACGCAACGCGGTCGCTGTCGCCAAACCAGACGGGCTCAGACGCGAACTCTTTGCCTGCTTTCAATGGCGCGACGGTTTCAAAGAAGCGGAAGCCCCAGGTCAGCAGTTTCTTACTTTCTGATTCGCGGCCTTTGGCGTTACGTCCACCCAGTACCGCAGAAATCAGGCGCATCTGGCCTTCTGTTGCCGAGGCGACCAGATTAAAGCCAGCTGATGACGTATGGCCCGTTTTGATGCCGTCAACATTCAGGCTGGAATCCCACAGCAAACCGTTACGGTTAGGCTGGCGAATATTGTTGAACGTGAACTCTTTCTCTTTGTAGGTCGCGTACTCTTCTGGCACATCGCGAATCAGCGCCTGACCGATCAAGGCCATATCGCGTGCTGAACTGAACTGGCCCGGTGCATCAAGACCGTGCACGGTTTCAAAATTGGTATTTTTCAGTCCCAGTGCTTTCACGTAACCGTTCATCAGGTTAACGAAGGCATCCTGACTGCCAGCAACGTAGTCGGCCATCGCGACGCAGGCATCGTTACCGGATTGCAGGATAATACCGCGGTTTAACTGGGAGACAGGAACGCGGTCGCCCGGCTTCAGGAACATCAGGGAAGAGCCCTGGAAGGTTGGGTTGCCGGTTGCCCAGGCATCTTTACCGACGGTAACGATGTCGTTCGGGCTGATTTTTCCTGATTTAATGGACTGACCAATCACGTAGCTGGTCATCATTTTCGTTAAGCTGGCCGGATCGCGGCGCGTGTCGGCATTCATTTCCGCCAACACTTTCCCAGAGTTGTAATCAATCAGGATGTAGGATTCAGCATCGATTTGCGGGACGCCAGGGATCATCGTTTTAAGATTGATATCTTCGGCATAGGCAAAGGAAGAGGCACTAATGGCGAGCAGTGCGCCAAGCGCAGTACGTTTAGTAAAACGAGACGTGTTTACAGTATTCATGATTGGAACAACAACATCCGTGGGTATGAGTTAAAAAACGAGCCACACTATAGCAGATGGGAAATAGGCAGGCATCAGACATTACGTTACGTGATTTTGCAAAAGGGCGGTATGTTCAATGCCATAGCCGCCGTTTTCGCTGAGTGAGTCTGCCGATTATCCGTTACTAGAGGGTGCTGGGTGCGGCGGTAATAAACGACTGCTGCTGAGCTTCGACTGACAAACGTTGTTGAAGTTCAGCGGCTTGCTGACGATTCTGGAATGGCCCCAGTTGGATGCGATACAGGCCGCCGCTCGCGCTGACTTTTCCGGCCACGCGGAAGCGTTCGCTCAGGCTGCGCTGCCAGGTTTGCGCGCGCTGCTGATCGCTCAATGCACCGACCTGAACCACATAGCGACCCGTGGCAGATGGCGTTGCAGCAGCAGGAGCTGTAACCGCTGCCGCTGGCGCGACATTCATTGGCGCAGCGGATGACGATGGTGTTGCCGCCGCCGCTGGCGTCACAGTGGACTCAACCACGCCAGTGCGCAGCGCGGATGGTGCTCCCAGAAAACCACCGCTGTGCGACGGCGCGCTGCTCTGTGGCTGCGTGCTATCTGTTGGCGTGCTCAGGTTGCTATTGCTGATTGGGCGTACGGCGCTGTTGGGCGTTGGCGACGTTGTTTCCATCATCGGTGTGCCCAGCCCGCTGGCGCCGAAGCTCGGGCGTTCCGGTAGGGAGAAGCTTTGCTTGGCGACGGTGGTGCCTACGGTTCCGGGGCCGGAGAGCGTGCCATCTGGCGCGACGTTGATGAAATCCACTTTTACTTTGGTATTGTTCGAAATGTTCAGCCGATCGCCTGCGGCCTTCGACAGATCGATAATTCTGCCCGGTGTATACGGCCCGCGATCGTTCACGCGTACAACCAGACGGCGACCGTTACTCAGGTTGGTCACGCGGACATAGCTTGGCAGCGGCAGCGTTGGGTGTGCGGCGGTTATCGCATTAGGATCAAATGTTTCGCCGATTGACGTGCGGTTGCCGCTGGCTTCTTCGCCGTACCACGTCGCTAAACCTGTCTCGCTAAAATTTTGCGGGTTTTTGACAATTTTATAGCTCTTGCCTTTGATGCTGTAGTCTTGCAGCGTGCCCTGATTGTAGGGTTCATAACGTGGTTCTGCGCCACCGATTTCTTCCGTCGGTCCGCTGTAAACCTGAGTCACAGGCGGCGCAGGCTGCCGCTGTTCCGTTGTGGTACAGGCCGCAAGCGCCAGAGTTGCTACGCCGACCCAAAGCCAATCCTTACGCATTGCTCACCTCGTGTTATAAATTCTTAGATAGCAGTTTGCGGTGAGTATGTATCGACATGACGATACCGAACCCCGCCATTAAGACGACCAGCGCCGACCCACCGTAGCTGACTAACGGCAGCGGCACGCCAACGACGGGAAGTATACCGCTGACCATCCCGATATTGACGAACACATAGAAAAACAGAATCAACATCAGCCCGCCGACCATCACCCGGCCGAACGAGGTTTGCGCATTCGCGGCAATGACCAGACCGCGCATGATCATGAACAGATACATGGCGAGCAGAATCAACACGCCGATTAACCCAAGCTCTTCTGACAGTACGGCAAAGATAAAGTCGGTATGGCGCTCTGGCAGAAACTCTAACTGAGACTGTGTGCCATGCAGCCAGCCTTTTCCAGACAGACCGCCTGAGCCTATCGCAATTTTCGACTGAATAATATGGTACCCAGCCCCGAGCGGATCGCTTTCTGGATCGAGCAGCATCATGACTCTGGCGCGCTGATAGTCATGCATCAGGAAAAACCAGAGTATAGGAATAAAAGCGGCGAGTAGCAGGACGGCGATGCCAATTAAGCGCCAGCTCATACCCGCGAGGAAAAGCACAAATAGCCCTGATAGCGCGACCAGAATCGAGGTACCTAAGTCGGGCTGTGCGGCAACCAGCAGC
It encodes:
- the dacA gene encoding D-alanyl-D-alanine carboxypeptidase DacA, with the protein product MNTVNTSRFTKRTALGALLAISASSFAYAEDINLKTMIPGVPQIDAESYILIDYNSGKVLAEMNADTRRDPASLTKMMTSYVIGQSIKSGKISPNDIVTVGKDAWATGNPTFQGSSLMFLKPGDRVPVSQLNRGIILQSGNDACVAMADYVAGSQDAFVNLMNGYVKALGLKNTNFETVHGLDAPGQFSSARDMALIGQALIRDVPEEYATYKEKEFTFNNIRQPNRNGLLWDSSLNVDGIKTGHTSSAGFNLVASATEGQMRLISAVLGGRNAKGRESESKKLLTWGFRFFETVAPLKAGKEFASEPVWFGDSDRVALGVEKDAYLTIPRGRMKDLKASYVLDNTELHAPLAKNQVVGSINFQLDGKTIDQRPLVVMNEVKEGGIFGRMIDYIKLMFHHWFG
- the lipB gene encoding lipoyl(octanoyl) transferase LipB, translated to MTHLLQDKIIVRQFDVQPYEPVSLAMHNFTDRRDDKTPDEIWLVQHPRVFTQGQAGKAEHVLMPGDIPVIQSDRGGQVTYHGPGQQVMYVLIDLKRRKLGVRQLVTAIENTVIGTLAHFQIEAHARPDAPGVYVGERKICSLGLRIRKGCSFHGLALNIAMDLSPFLRINPCGYAGMEMTQLSDLVPGVTLDDTAPVLVNTFLQLVGYSAPEFVSWNLDVQGEPLPG
- the lipA gene encoding lipoyl synthase produces the protein MSKPIQIERGVKYRDADKMALIPVRTVVTERQELLRKPEWMKIKLPADSSRIQGIKAAMRKNGLHSVCEEASCPNLAECFNHGTATFMILGAICTRRCPFCDVAHGRPLTPDANEPEKLAQTIHDMGLRYVVITSVDRDDLRDGGAQHFADCISAIRRKNPTIRIETLVPDFRGRMDRALEILTATPPDVFNHNLENVPRVYRQVRPGANYEWSLKLLENFKSAHPDIPTKSGLMVGLGETNAEIVEVMRDLRRHGVTMLTLGQYLQPSRHHLPVQRYVSPDEFDEMKAEAMAMGFTHAACGPFVRSSYHADLQAKGIEVK
- the dapE gene encoding succinyl-diaminopimelate desuccinylase codes for the protein MSCPVIELAQQLIKRPSLSPNDEGCQALMIERLTAIGFTVEAMDFGDTQNFWAWRGTGKTLAFAGHTDVVPSGDESHWQHPPFEPIIRDGMLYGRGAADMKGSLAAMVIAAERFVAAHPNHQGRLAFLITSDEEASAVNGTVKVVEALMARNERLDYCLVGEPSSTHVVGDVVKNGRRGSITANLRVHGVQGHVAYPHLADNPVHRAAPALNELIATEWDQGNAFFPPTTMQIANIQAGTGSNNVIPGELSVQFNFRFSTELTDVLIQQRVAELLDRHQLKYTIDWKLSGQPFLTARGELVDAVVNAVKHYNEVTPELLTTGGTSDGRFIARMGAQVVELGPVNATIHKVDECVSAADLQLLSRMYQRIMEQLIA
- the tatA gene encoding Sec-independent protein translocase subunit TatA produces the protein MEGISIAKLLVIGALIILLFGTNKLRSLGGDLGAAIKGFKKAMSDDQPAKTDETTALNDSSRKEL
- a CDS encoding autotransporter outer membrane beta-barrel domain-containing protein; the protein is MKTIRRLLTITYNSNYVDLINRVLWMKSKAFLLFIIFALLIYTSSTEAETFNNTVVFGDSLSDAGNLSHALGIGTSRFTTNPGETATMYVADGLGLSATDSSSGGTNYAWGGAGIINNYSLGVIFSPTIQSQVNNYIQSNKISASTLYQFWGGSNDIYSIYESSPSTETSKIIPVANTEISLLNNLYHAGGKYVVVYNLTNLGATPDAARRNLQEKYQDVANQYNNTLNSGLRTLSDNGLNIIPVNTYGLLSEIMATPSTYGIINTTSGACNTTSSLFCNTGNYAGGTEYTYLFADNVHPTTGVNKMLASVVLSEISAPGKISLLSKAPLQATKSQYNLLRKAILTDTYGGDTRVFANGDYRHQANSTDDTFSSSSNNRFASVGGDVRLSDNLNIGALVTVSNQKTALDGAGYTLYDHSVALYQVYHADHPWMSTFVNAGSSHFDDVYRTINIGPATRTESGSVKGRHFGGGIDAGWWFDLGTSVKTGPFARLERQSVEVEGYRERGNNSSAMWFSEQHRNSLVSSLGWQTQAHLLVASLDINPYIGMAWNHDYMASNVRPVTAGLNSMSGHFSMPSAASEKDWGVADAGVMVNLTTNLHTWLQYSNEFGGNSRKGNYSTSVGLEYAF
- the cspE gene encoding transcription antiterminator/RNA stability regulator CspE, whose amino-acid sequence is MSKIKGSVKWFNESKGFGFITPEDGSKDVFVHFSAIQSNGFKTLAEGQRVEFEITDGAKGPSAANVNAI
- the rlpA gene encoding endolytic peptidoglycan transglycosylase RlpA, producing the protein MRKDWLWVGVATLALAACTTTEQRQPAPPVTQVYSGPTEEIGGAEPRYEPYNQGTLQDYSIKGKSYKIVKNPQNFSETGLATWYGEEASGNRTSIGETFDPNAITAAHPTLPLPSYVRVTNLSNGRRLVVRVNDRGPYTPGRIIDLSKAAGDRLNISNNTKVKVDFINVAPDGTLSGPGTVGTTVAKQSFSLPERPSFGASGLGTPMMETTSPTPNSAVRPISNSNLSTPTDSTQPQSSAPSHSGGFLGAPSALRTGVVESTVTPAAAATPSSSAAPMNVAPAAAVTAPAAATPSATGRYVVQVGALSDQQRAQTWQRSLSERFRVAGKVSASGGLYRIQLGPFQNRQQAAELQQRLSVEAQQQSFITAAPSTL
- the crcB gene encoding fluoride efflux transporter CrcB, with the protein product MFSTLLAVFIGGGVGSVARWQLGVKFNNLYPTLPLGTLLANLIGAFVIGGALAFFLRHPHLDQDWKILITTGLCGGLTTFSTFSAEVVMFLQSGQLAAAGLHVLLNLAGSLLMTALAFALVTWVTTH
- the ybeD gene encoding DUF493 family protein YbeD; its protein translation is MKTKLNELLEFPCVFTYKVMGEAKPELVDLVVEVVQRHAPGDYTPQIKPSSKGNYHSVSITITATHIEQVETLYEELGNIDIVRMVL
- the ypfM gene encoding protein YpfM; the protein is MVEVEVSTWKDFIEAMLRK
- a CDS encoding aspartate/glutamate racemase family protein codes for the protein MISKTLGLIGGMSWESTIPYYRMINEYVKSQLGGLHSAKIILHSVDFHEIERLQSQGDWAQSSAVLSNIAVGLRQAGAEAIVICTNTMHKVADDVERACQLPLLHIADATGASLKQHGLKKVGLLGTRYTMEQDFYRQRIQERFAVEVMVPDDEGKEAVNRIIYDELCLGNINEASRQVYRDIIQQLEQQGAEGIILGCTEIPLLISAQDAKVPLFDTSRLHAIAAAKFALNQPS
- a CDS encoding ArsC family reductase — its product is MALTMYGIKNCDTIKKARRWLDDQQVTYRFHDYRADGLDEQLLQRFIDQLGFQALLNTRGTTWRKLSEELREQINSDTSDNAEAAKNLMLEQPAVIKRPLLITDDGHALLGFSIDSYQKFIAENK